The genomic segment CATGCCCTTGAAAATCTGCTTTTTTCTTGAAACCTTGGGTCTTTCAATTTTAACAGCTTTGAGCAAGCGCGCAAGGAGCTTCTTGTTTTTTTCTTCGCCGAACCATTGCGCGATGCTTTGAGCCACCACCGGACCGATGTTTGACAACGCGGCCAGCTCTTCCTCGCTCGCTCTCGACAGCTTCTCGATATCGCCGAAATGATTAGCCAGATCGATCGCGGTTTCTTCGCCCACATGCAAAATGCCAAGCGCGTTGATGAAGCGCGCCAGCGGCACCTGCCGGCTATTGTCGATAGATTCGATGACATTCTTGGCCGATTTTTCAGCGAATCTTTCCAGCGGCGTCAGATCCCCTTCTTTCAAGTCATAGATATCGGCCGAATCGCGAACCAGCCCCTCTTTCATCAGCTGGTCGATTATCTTGGGCCCCAGGCCCTCGATATCCATGGCGCTTTTTGAAACAAAATGCCCGAGCTGGCGGCGGTTG from the Patescibacteria group bacterium genome contains:
- a CDS encoding helix-hairpin-helix domain-containing protein, which gives rise to NRRQLGHFVSKSAMDIEGLGPKIIDQLMKEGLVRDSADIYDLKEGDLTPLERFAEKSAKNVIESIDNSRQVPLARFINALGILHVGEETAIDLANHFGDIEKLSRASEEELAALSNIGPVVAQSIAQWFGEEKNKKLLARLLKAVKIERPKVSRKKQIFKGMTLVLTGELAGLSRDQAKQAIRERGGDAASSVSAKTSLVVAGAEPGSKYDKARELGVKIIDEEEFLEMLK